One Algoriphagus sp. Y33 genomic window, GCTTTACCCGGGCCTTTTTCATCCTCGCCCACCAGCGTCACTTCCGCATCAGAGTCAAGCACGGTAGAAAGTCTTTGGATGACTGTTGGAGTCAAAACCTCAGCTGGGTTTTGCAATACACCCGTACCGGTTACTATCCAGCCAGCAGGCACAGTAAGGGAAACATCGAAGCGTCCAAAGTTATTGAAGAATTCCGCCGGGCCTAAGTAAAGGCTCGTCTCCCATCCACGCAGATCATCATACTTCGCCAATCTTGGGAACCACTGTGTAGGCTGAAACAAAGTGCTGTCAAAACGCTGTGTCATTCTATGTCCCCTGCCATTGTCTCCACCCGGTAATTTGGTATGCCAGTCGATCTCCACTTCCGCAGTAGTACCCGCTTTGATCGGATTGACAAGTGAGATGGTCGCAACGGTACTTTGCAAACCTCTTACCCGTAATGCAGGCGGATCATTTTGGCCAGACGGTGCAGCCTTCAGATCTACCGATTCTCCGGCTACTTTGATGGCGGTCACGACCATTCCTTCCGTATTTTCTGCAGGCACTGAAGTACCGCGAGGCACATCTCCTCTGAAAATATTATGATCTAGTCGAAGGACAATAGCATCCAGATCATCCTTACTATTGTTATGTACAAGGATTTTCTCTGATCCTGTGATCGTCTGGGTGCTTGGATCCAAGCTTGCGTTGATGGTAAAGTCAGTTTCCAGCTGCCAATAATTTTCGCCCGGCTTACCTGAGAAGTTTCTAGCCCCCTCTTCAAACGCTTTGCGGATAGAATTCGTCATCGGTACATCCTGACGAATCACACGGGTATCCGTTTCTACGGAAGTTCGCAGGGACTTGGTGTTTTCTTGCTGCGCAAAAGCAGCTGATGTGCTAAGGAGCACTAAAAAGAGTATTTTTCTCATAAGTTGGATGGGGTTTTATTCAAGTGAAAGTTTAGCAAAAAAATCATCTATCCTGTCAAATAATGAGCGTAATGGGCTAATGGAATGGATGTGTAGGTCATTTTAAATCTACAATTTACTTTTTATCTAATTTACTTATTTCTAATAACGCTAACCAAAACCCGGCTGGTTTGTCCTGTACTTTTTACACTTAACATAACACTGGCTAATAGCGCTATCATTTATTTGGTTGAGCCGCCAGTCTTCATGTACAATTCCCTTCATGTCATTATAGACAATAAAAAGCACTTGCCGATTTCGGTTTGTTAGTCACAAACCGAGTTTTTTTTCAACAAGGTTTCGACTTTCATGCCTTCGGCAGACTGGCTGCTCAACCTGACAAAGGTCTGTCAACTGAAAACTGAGACTGATGACTGCCTACTAAAATCACTCCCTCTTCCCAGGCACATAGCGCTCTTCTGCCTTAGCCTCCACATCTTCCCGATAGAACGCGACATCCTTAAACTTCCCATCGACATAATCCTGAACTTGATCATAGAAATGCGGAGAATCCGGATCTGCGCTTTGCCCACCTGCAAGTATTGATTTTGCTTTTAGCTTCTCCCCAAATTCCACCACTGCCACAAAACTATTTCCCCGGTAGCCATACAATCGCTTGGTTCCGGGGTAGGTTTTAGCTCCAAAAGCCGCCAAAGCCCCCCAAGTTCCTGAGGCCATTCCCACCGGCGTGTATTCCTTTGAATCATCGAATGGCATATGAATTTCTCCTGTCAGGCGCTGAAATCTATTGATCTCAGACCATGGTGTATTCCAGGTACCAAAATCTGCATTCATTTCATCCAGCGTTTGACTGAAAGTTGCCAGCAGTTCCGTTGGCAAAGGATTTGGTGTTTTGCTATTTTCATCCACATCAAAAGCAAGGAAACTGTTAATGTTGCCATGATTCCGCATAAAATTCATCCCAAAAAAATGTGCCAGCGACATAGCCACTGATTCTTTGGAAGTCCGATAATTCCACGATTCTAAGACTCTAATGGGCTCGGCAAATTGAGGATCAGCTACACCCCGCTTCTCATAGGCTTTCAGCAGCATAGGAATCAGTTTCTCAAAAGCCGGTAAATATGGATCATAAGCCAGTTTTATCAAGCTATCCAATGTCAGTCCAGACGCCTCATTTAGCACCTTCACCGCATGAATCCCCCGATAATTCTCCTGATCAGGAGCCATGTAAAACGGATAATTTTCCCGCTTCGGGCTAAACTCACCAGCAGCAGTAAATGGCGTAGAATTACAGTTCTGAATCCAACCTGTACCGGGATTTAATATCAGTATACTTTCGTCCACGGTATGCAGTCCCTGCCAATCGGATTTGGGATCTGAACCATCTACCGGATTGGAGAAGTCAAATCCTTCGTTTCTCTTTGGAATAAAATTACCGTGGAAGTAAGCGATGTTCCCTTCCGCATCAGCAAAAACCGTATTGTTGGAAGAGTTTGTACGGATAGCCATCATTTTCTTAAACTCAGCATGATTGCTCAGTTTTGTTCGTGTAAAACTCTGGATAAGGGCATTTACCGGATCCCAATTGATTTTTGTTGCCACCCACTTATCTCCGATTTTATGTGTGATCGGACCATGATGGGTTCTGTAGAAAGTAAATGGTTTTTCCTTGAGTTCGTTTCCCAACTTGTATTTCAATAAAACCTGAAACTCTTCTACTGCCCGGCTTTCGTCGCCGTATTGATATTCATATTTCCCATCTTTCTCAGCTACTTCTTCTACAAACTCATCTATAAAATCCACCTGGGTAGAAGTATGCATCCATCCGGTTTTTTCATTAAATCCCTGATAGACAAAAAACTGCCCCCAGGTCACTGCACCGTAAGCATTCAGGCCTTCTTCGCTCACCACATGGACTTCAGGTCTGAAATAGAATGACGTATGTGGATTAATAAGCAACATGGCATTGCCTGAGGCAGTCATCCTACCGTTTAACGCAATTCCATTTGACCCTTTCGGCTCATCCAAAAGAGACGGAGGAGTAAACTCATCTTCATAAAACGCCATTACATCAGATTCCTTTTCTGCATAGAAAGCCTGAATCTTTTGGGTGGGTATCTGTTCTATATCACCTCCAATCGAACCCTCACTGAAAAACATCGGCATCCAAGGCTCATAATGTGTTATCACCTGAGGTTTTACTTCAGGATGCGTCGCCAGATAGTAGTTTACCCCGTCGGCAAAAGCAATACAAAGTTCCTTTAGCCAATCAGGAGCTGACTCATAAGCAGCTTTTGCCTCACCTTCAGTCATGTAAAGATTAGCTCTAAGATCACTGTAAATAGCCTCATGCCCATCCAACTCGGCCAGTCTTCCCGTAGCCCAGATGTAATTACGCTCCACTCTTCTAAAATCATCCTCACACTGGGCATACAGCAATCCAAAAACTGCATCCGCATCGCTTTTACCATATATATGAGGGACTCCAAAATCATCGCGGATAATTTCCACCCGACTTGCGGTATCCTCCCAGCGTTCGGGCTCAGTAAGTTCCTTGGGTTCGCATGACCAGATTAAAACCGGCAGAACAAAAAGTAACAGTCTAAATTTCATATTTGGGTATTTTTAAAGGCAAAGTAAAATATACTCTCCCAAAATAGCCTATTTGCGGAGTTTAGGCAATTGGAATTTTATCTGTGCTGCGTATATCGGTTTAGCGGTATTTTCATGGAAACTCCTCTTAACAACTCATCAGAAATCATTTCCTGCTGCCGATAAGCAGTAATTAATTTTTCAACTTGCGCCACCGAACTTGCCCCGATCACCAGAGAGCCGACTGCCCGCTGCATCAATCCAAAGCGGATCAAAAAAGCCTCGGGAAGCAGCCCGGAATCTGCAATCAACTCACGGATTTCTTTTACCTCAGCTGCTGAATAATCCAAAAAAGGTTCTTCTGACTTATTGATCAAAAGCCCTTTTGCGAAAGCTCCCCGAACCAAAACTCTGGTATCTGATTCAGCGATCATAGGAAAAACCGTTTCCTCCGGTCTTCTATCCAAAGGGCTGTACTGCATCATGATTGTGGCAGGAGTGCTTATTTCCAGCACCTTTCGGATCACATTGGGGCGAATGGAAGAAATACCAAAAGCCCGGATTTTCCCTTGACTTTTGAGGATTTCAAATGCTTCGAGTGTTTCTTCCCAAGGATCTTCCAGGGTGCCGCCGTGTAACTGGTAAATATCTATATAATCAGTTTGCAGTCTGTTCAGACTTTCTTCCACAGCTTTTAGAATATAAGATTTCCTAGGATTCCAATCCCATCCGCTGCCGTCTTCCCTAAGCTGATTCCCTACTTTGGTCGCTAGGATCACATCTTTCCTTTTATCACGGATAGCAGCTCTCACAATTTCTTCATTCAATCCTTTTTGGTACAGATCAGCCGTATCCAAAAAACTGATTCCTCCCGAAATTGCTGCATCTATAATCTCTTGATCTTCTTTCAAATTGCCTTTCAGCGACATACAACCCAATCCAATTGAGCTTATTCCAAAGTCTAGTGCAGGTAAGTTTCTTTTTTCCATTAAACCAGTAGTATTAAAGTAATCTAAGTAATTTGAGAGGGTTACCCCGTTACTCCACTCACAAACGTCTCTACGAATCTCAGTATCCTGTCCGTCACCCTTTCGGCAATATTGGCACGTTCTTTAAGTGCCGGTCTTTTGTTTAATAGGTCAATCACTTGATCCCTCATGGGCTTTTTCTCTGTAAACAGATATTGGCTGATCACTTCCTGAAGCTTTTCTTCATCCAGGTTTTCTTCATTGCTTAGTTTTTTCAGCGCCGCTTTTCTTTCTTCGTCCCAATAGTCGTCAAAAGCTTCCGGTATATCGTCTGAGTCTGCGATCTGCGGTAAATTTTCCCGAATAAATTTCTCTATCAACTCTCGCTTGCTTCTCAACTGGGCATCTCCGGAAATCAACTCTATCAAGGCTTTTTTCTGCTTTTCCTGATCCTCCGGTGCAGCGTCTTTAAGCTTGGCCAATAGTTTCAGAATATAGGTCACATTGATTTCATCCCTGTGAATCAGTTCCAATTCAAAGTCAACATCATCCAGAATAGATACTTTTTCTACTTGATCATGATTTTTGGTCTTATCGTACAAGTCTAGATACTTGCTCTTATAGTCTTCAAATAACTGCCCCGTCATGTCCAAATCATCAAAAGTAAACTCGGTGAAAGTGGTTAAAACATTTTTTGTTCGCATCAATTCCCGGAAAGCTTTGATAAAAGCCAATTCTTCCTCTTCACTGGGGAAGTCATTGACACTATCGACCGTAGGGGCGATTTTAAGCAATTCGAGATACGCATTGTTAAACTTGGCCACATAGTCCTCATAGGGCTCTATGATGATTTCATCTCTGGCATTGAGATT contains:
- a CDS encoding acylase, with the protein product MKFRLLLFVLPVLIWSCEPKELTEPERWEDTASRVEIIRDDFGVPHIYGKSDADAVFGLLYAQCEDDFRRVERNYIWATGRLAELDGHEAIYSDLRANLYMTEGEAKAAYESAPDWLKELCIAFADGVNYYLATHPEVKPQVITHYEPWMPMFFSEGSIGGDIEQIPTQKIQAFYAEKESDVMAFYEDEFTPPSLLDEPKGSNGIALNGRMTASGNAMLLINPHTSFYFRPEVHVVSEEGLNAYGAVTWGQFFVYQGFNEKTGWMHTSTQVDFIDEFVEEVAEKDGKYEYQYGDESRAVEEFQVLLKYKLGNELKEKPFTFYRTHHGPITHKIGDKWVATKINWDPVNALIQSFTRTKLSNHAEFKKMMAIRTNSSNNTVFADAEGNIAYFHGNFIPKRNEGFDFSNPVDGSDPKSDWQGLHTVDESILILNPGTGWIQNCNSTPFTAAGEFSPKRENYPFYMAPDQENYRGIHAVKVLNEASGLTLDSLIKLAYDPYLPAFEKLIPMLLKAYEKRGVADPQFAEPIRVLESWNYRTSKESVAMSLAHFFGMNFMRNHGNINSFLAFDVDENSKTPNPLPTELLATFSQTLDEMNADFGTWNTPWSEINRFQRLTGEIHMPFDDSKEYTPVGMASGTWGALAAFGAKTYPGTKRLYGYRGNSFVAVVEFGEKLKAKSILAGGQSADPDSPHFYDQVQDYVDGKFKDVAFYREDVEAKAEERYVPGKRE
- a CDS encoding aldo/keto reductase: MEKRNLPALDFGISSIGLGCMSLKGNLKEDQEIIDAAISGGISFLDTADLYQKGLNEEIVRAAIRDKRKDVILATKVGNQLREDGSGWDWNPRKSYILKAVEESLNRLQTDYIDIYQLHGGTLEDPWEETLEAFEILKSQGKIRAFGISSIRPNVIRKVLEISTPATIMMQYSPLDRRPEETVFPMIAESDTRVLVRGAFAKGLLINKSEEPFLDYSAAEVKEIRELIADSGLLPEAFLIRFGLMQRAVGSLVIGASSVAQVEKLITAYRQQEMISDELLRGVSMKIPLNRYTQHR